A single region of the Novosphingobium sp. genome encodes:
- a CDS encoding PepSY-associated TM helix domain-containing protein, with translation MTQGQPKQGLRQSMAWLHTWVGLLPGWVLYVIFVFGTAAFFQHEIDGWMRPELSSETRVSPRALAAADAVLKARAAGAESASVSLPNARGGSGLDLSWRMKGQKRGETGNRMTLDPATGEQAQIRATKGGYFLYRFHFDLHYMPVMWARMLVSIAALAMLVAILSGVVTHKKIFTDFFMLRFGKGQRSWLDAHNASAVLVLPFYLMITYTGLATLLFTLMPWALAANFPDRQAFYKAAYAAAPEREAGGKAVPTIPLARMIETARGQWDGALPTTIGIDHPGDSNATITLYPEQGGWGRPSYPSLYLDGASGAPLPSNQTEKGAAQATWRVMVDLHMAEFAGYGLRWLLAFSGLGGVAMVATGLCLWCVKRRARLPDPARPHFGFRLVEGLNIGFILGSPLGIAAYFLANRLLPFDMPDRAAWEINSLFIAWGGVLVWGLGRAFACHAARAWIEMLALCGTLFAAIPLLNALTTTRGLGQSLPAGDWVFAGFDLAMLALAGGFAFTARRLAQRKARPAPRQRARQEIAA, from the coding sequence ATGACACAGGGTCAGCCCAAGCAGGGCCTGCGCCAGTCGATGGCATGGCTGCACACATGGGTCGGGCTGCTGCCGGGCTGGGTGCTTTATGTGATCTTCGTCTTCGGCACGGCGGCCTTTTTCCAGCATGAGATCGACGGCTGGATGCGGCCGGAACTGTCCTCGGAAACGCGGGTCTCCCCTCGCGCTCTTGCTGCTGCCGATGCGGTGCTGAAGGCCCGCGCGGCGGGAGCGGAAAGCGCTTCCGTCTCGCTGCCCAATGCCCGCGGGGGCAGCGGACTGGACCTGTCATGGCGGATGAAGGGCCAGAAACGCGGCGAGACCGGCAACCGCATGACCCTGGACCCCGCCACCGGAGAGCAGGCGCAGATCCGCGCCACCAAAGGCGGTTATTTCCTCTATCGGTTCCATTTCGACCTGCATTACATGCCGGTGATGTGGGCACGCATGCTGGTGAGCATCGCGGCTCTGGCAATGCTGGTGGCGATCCTGTCAGGCGTTGTCACCCACAAGAAGATCTTCACCGACTTCTTCATGCTGCGCTTCGGCAAGGGCCAGCGAAGCTGGCTCGACGCGCATAATGCCAGCGCCGTGCTGGTGCTGCCCTTCTATCTGATGATCACCTACACCGGCCTGGCGACCTTGTTGTTCACGCTGATGCCATGGGCGCTGGCCGCCAACTTCCCCGATCGGCAGGCCTTTTACAAAGCCGCCTATGCCGCCGCCCCCGAACGCGAAGCCGGCGGCAAAGCCGTGCCCACCATCCCTCTCGCCCGCATGATCGAAACGGCGCGAGGCCAATGGGATGGCGCCCTGCCGACCACCATCGGCATCGACCATCCCGGCGACAGCAACGCCACCATCACCCTCTATCCCGAGCAGGGAGGCTGGGGCCGTCCATCCTATCCCTCGCTCTATCTCGACGGGGCGAGCGGGGCGCCCTTGCCCTCGAACCAAACCGAGAAAGGCGCCGCGCAAGCCACATGGCGGGTGATGGTCGATCTGCATATGGCAGAGTTTGCCGGCTATGGGCTGCGCTGGCTGCTGGCCTTTTCGGGCCTTGGCGGCGTGGCGATGGTGGCGACAGGCCTGTGCCTGTGGTGCGTCAAACGCCGCGCCCGCCTGCCCGATCCGGCGCGGCCTCACTTCGGCTTCCGGCTGGTCGAGGGGCTCAACATCGGCTTTATCCTTGGGAGCCCGCTGGGGATCGCGGCCTATTTCCTCGCCAACCGCCTGCTGCCCTTTGACATGCCCGACCGCGCCGCATGGGAGATCAACAGCCTGTTTATCGCCTGGGGCGGCGTGCTGGTGTGGGGCCTGGGCCGCGCCTTTGCCTGCCATGCCGCGCGCGCATGGATCGAAATGCTGGCCCTGTGCGGCACGCTTTTCGCCGCCATTCCCTTGCTCAATGCCCTGACCACCACGCGCGGCCTCGGCCAGAGCCTGCCCGCCGGGGACTGGGTCTTTGCCGGTTTCGACCTTGCCATGCTGGCGCTGGCGGGCGGCTTTGCCTTCACCGCGCGCAGACTGGCCCAGCGCAAGGCGCGCCCTGCCCCCCGCCAACGCGCCAGACAGGAGATCGCGGCATGA
- a CDS encoding DUF3325 domain-containing protein: protein MTHLLTALPCLLGFALLLLAMARHQQDWLKRKLPPPTGRLLRISGFALLTAAFAIAGLGFGWTYGTLVWCGWLSVGSAITLTAQTNRERILALLRR from the coding sequence ATGACCCATCTGCTCACTGCTCTGCCCTGCCTGCTCGGCTTTGCGCTGCTGCTGTTGGCCATGGCCCGCCACCAGCAGGACTGGCTGAAACGCAAGCTGCCCCCGCCCACCGGCCGCCTGCTGCGGATCTCCGGCTTTGCCCTGCTCACCGCCGCTTTCGCCATCGCCGGGCTGGGTTTTGGCTGGACTTATGGCACGCTGGTCTGGTGCGGATGGCTCTCCGTCGGCTCTGCCATCACCCTCACCGCCCAGACCAACCGCGAGCGCATCCTCGCCCTGCTGCGCCGATGA
- a CDS encoding alginate export family protein, translating into MVHFTGRALAPAVMGAAVLALAGGSVSCAQAQDITLKPLIDARLRYEHVEQAGIADSADALTLRLRSGAQADTGPFSAIVEGEGTLALDGRYNDGFNGRPLPLVADPQTVQLTRAQLSYANRGIKVTAGRQLLELADQRFVGSMPWRQNEQTFDAVRVQWAGVGGLSVDASYSWSVRTVNGIQGTPARPQSIPGHNWFGIVGYATPLGTVSAFAYLVDQDSVALSAYQLSSQTYGVRLAGSRPLGDGLKLSYIGSVAWQSNYARNPNDYSVLYGLGEATLAGKVLAGTVGYEVLGADKGIALTSVQTPLASFFRWQGWAGKLSTTPPNGLRDAYATLATNWKGRGKIKSYGLAATYHRFDSDRLSLHYGDELDLAATARIGRYAAAVRYARYHADSFATNTNKLFVTLDWIW; encoded by the coding sequence ATGGTCCATTTTACCGGTCGGGCGCTTGCGCCCGCCGTGATGGGGGCGGCTGTGCTCGCCCTCGCCGGGGGAAGCGTGTCTTGCGCGCAGGCTCAGGACATCACGCTCAAGCCTCTGATCGATGCCCGCCTGCGCTATGAGCATGTCGAGCAGGCGGGTATCGCCGACAGCGCCGATGCCCTGACCTTGCGCCTGCGCAGCGGCGCGCAGGCCGATACGGGCCCCTTTTCCGCCATTGTGGAAGGGGAAGGGACCCTCGCGCTCGACGGGCGCTACAATGACGGGTTCAACGGGCGGCCCTTGCCGCTGGTCGCCGACCCCCAGACGGTGCAACTGACAAGGGCGCAGCTCAGCTACGCCAACCGGGGGATCAAGGTGACCGCCGGGCGCCAGTTGCTGGAACTGGCTGACCAGCGCTTTGTCGGATCGATGCCCTGGCGCCAGAACGAGCAGACCTTCGATGCCGTGCGCGTGCAATGGGCCGGGGTCGGAGGGCTCAGCGTGGATGCCTCCTACTCATGGTCGGTGCGTACCGTGAACGGCATTCAGGGCACCCCGGCGCGGCCGCAGTCGATCCCCGGCCACAACTGGTTCGGCATTGTGGGCTATGCCACGCCGCTCGGCACTGTGTCGGCCTTTGCCTATCTGGTGGATCAGGACTCGGTCGCGCTGTCGGCCTATCAGCTCTCCAGCCAGACCTATGGCGTGCGTCTGGCGGGCAGCAGGCCGCTGGGGGATGGGCTGAAGCTGTCCTATATCGGCAGTGTCGCGTGGCAGAGCAATTATGCGCGAAACCCCAATGATTACAGCGTGCTCTATGGGCTGGGCGAAGCGACACTGGCGGGCAAGGTTCTGGCTGGCACGGTGGGTTATGAAGTTCTGGGTGCTGACAAGGGCATCGCGCTGACCAGCGTGCAGACCCCGCTCGCCTCCTTCTTCCGCTGGCAGGGCTGGGCCGGTAAGCTCTCCACCACCCCGCCCAATGGGTTGCGTGATGCCTATGCGACGCTGGCGACCAACTGGAAGGGGCGCGGCAAGATCAAGAGCTATGGTCTGGCGGCAACCTATCACCGTTTCGACAGTGACCGCCTGTCGCTGCACTATGGCGATGAGCTGGATCTGGCCGCGACGGCGCGGATCGGGCGCTATGCGGCGGCTGTTCGCTATGCGCGCTATCATGCGGATAGCTTTGCCACCAACACCAACAAGCTGTTCGTGACGCTGGACTGGATATGGTGA